The following proteins are co-located in the Chloroflexia bacterium SDU3-3 genome:
- a CDS encoding MATE family efflux transporter, which yields MAHSATYYFEEAPVPKAMLHMALPLILSMFVGVIFGLVDNIFIGMLGDAEKVATAVMALPVLALLMGIANIFGVGCGSYISRLLGEQKPGEVRAVSSFAFWATCAAGVVVSVLGLLFLDPIVDMLGATEQLRADTRNFVSVFFIGGVPIMLSFAMGQIVRAEGAASEAMIGMVAGIVINLILDPLFIFGLHLGVAGAAWANMLSNALMTLYYMWYLTRRSQQLSIRLGDFRCSATILKESLSIGVPVFLTGLLMVASSLSLNNFAALHGEIVVAVLGIAIQVNNLPQFLISGLCEGVQPLIGYNFAAGNGQRMHQIIRLAGWISLGLGVVLSSALFVVSGQVLGLFIHDPAAVAQGTAWFQIAMLAQITYGGIYLFNSIFQAVGKAVPTFVMSTAQGALFIPAVVLGNMWLGVWGVAAALPVSEAGTAVLGLAIYLAIRKGLQRPAASDSAPLATGA from the coding sequence ATGGCACACTCAGCAACCTACTATTTTGAAGAAGCGCCCGTTCCCAAGGCCATGCTGCACATGGCGCTCCCGCTCATCCTCTCCATGTTTGTCGGCGTGATCTTTGGCCTAGTGGACAACATCTTCATCGGCATGCTCGGCGACGCCGAGAAGGTGGCCACCGCCGTGATGGCCCTGCCCGTGCTGGCGCTGCTGATGGGCATCGCCAACATCTTCGGGGTGGGCTGCGGCAGCTATATCTCGCGGCTGCTGGGCGAGCAGAAGCCCGGCGAGGTGCGCGCGGTCTCGTCGTTCGCGTTCTGGGCCACCTGCGCGGCGGGCGTGGTAGTCAGCGTGCTCGGGCTACTGTTCCTCGACCCGATCGTGGACATGCTGGGTGCGACCGAGCAGCTACGCGCCGACACGCGGAATTTCGTGAGCGTGTTCTTCATTGGCGGCGTGCCGATCATGCTCAGCTTCGCGATGGGCCAGATCGTGCGGGCCGAGGGGGCCGCCAGCGAGGCGATGATCGGCATGGTCGCGGGGATCGTGATCAACCTCATCCTTGACCCGCTATTCATCTTCGGGCTGCACCTAGGGGTGGCCGGGGCAGCATGGGCCAACATGCTCTCGAATGCGCTGATGACGCTGTACTATATGTGGTATCTGACGCGGAGAAGCCAGCAGCTCTCGATCCGGCTGGGCGACTTCCGCTGCAGCGCCACCATCCTGAAGGAGTCGCTCTCGATCGGCGTGCCGGTGTTCCTGACCGGGCTGCTGATGGTGGCCTCGTCGCTGAGCCTGAACAACTTCGCGGCGCTGCATGGCGAGATTGTGGTGGCCGTATTGGGGATTGCCATCCAGGTGAACAATCTGCCGCAGTTCCTGATCAGCGGGCTGTGCGAGGGCGTGCAGCCGCTGATCGGCTACAACTTCGCCGCAGGCAACGGCCAGCGCATGCATCAGATCATCCGGCTGGCGGGGTGGATCTCGCTGGGGCTGGGCGTGGTGCTGTCGAGCGCGCTGTTCGTGGTGAGCGGCCAGGTGCTGGGGCTGTTCATCCACGATCCGGCGGCGGTGGCGCAGGGCACGGCGTGGTTCCAGATCGCGATGCTGGCGCAGATTACGTACGGTGGGATCTATCTGTTCAACAGCATCTTCCAGGCGGTTGGGAAGGCAGTGCCGACATTTGTTATGTCGACAGCCCAGGGCGCGCTGTTCATCCCTGCGGTGGTGCTGGGCAACATGTGGCTGGGAGTGTGGGGTGTGGCCGCCGCGCTGCCGGTCTCCGAGGCGGGCACGGCGGTGCTGGGGCTGGCGATCTACCTGGCCATCCGCAAGGGGCTGCAGCGCCCCGCCGCCAGCGATAGCGCCCCGCTGGCGACGGGCGCATAG
- a CDS encoding helix-turn-helix domain-containing protein yields the protein MAIQSLDLERQHELATFLRSRRARVAPEQAGFARGLRRRTPGLRREEVALLVGVSTEWYTWLEQGRDINVSVQVLERLASVLRLDASERDHLFLLALRQPAPVETFAPPTVSPMVQQFLDHLGAAPAGAVDARMNVVACNDAYRLTFVVRDATNERERNLIWRLFSEHGQRNNLEWAELARVYLAQFRVGYGRFIGDPWWAEMIADLSEISPMFRELWPRHEVGDVSEGRKTMRNAQVGVLHFDFLWLQAVGSSDLRLLIHTPRPGTGTAEKIEQLLAAAREPAARR from the coding sequence ATGGCTATTCAATCGCTCGATCTTGAGCGCCAGCACGAGCTGGCCACCTTCCTGCGCAGCCGCCGCGCCCGCGTCGCGCCCGAGCAGGCGGGCTTCGCGCGCGGCCTGCGTCGCCGCACCCCTGGCCTTCGCCGCGAGGAGGTGGCCCTGCTGGTGGGCGTCAGCACCGAGTGGTACACCTGGCTTGAGCAGGGCCGCGACATCAATGTCTCGGTGCAGGTGCTGGAGCGGCTGGCCAGCGTGCTGCGCCTCGATGCCAGCGAGCGCGACCACCTGTTCCTGCTGGCGCTACGGCAGCCTGCGCCGGTCGAGACCTTTGCGCCCCCCACCGTCAGCCCGATGGTGCAGCAGTTCCTCGATCATCTGGGCGCGGCCCCTGCGGGTGCGGTGGATGCACGCATGAACGTTGTGGCCTGCAATGATGCCTATCGTCTTACCTTTGTTGTGAGGGATGCTACGAATGAGCGCGAGCGCAACCTGATCTGGCGGCTGTTTAGCGAGCACGGCCAGCGCAACAACCTGGAGTGGGCCGAGCTTGCCCGCGTGTACCTGGCCCAGTTCCGCGTGGGCTACGGGCGCTTTATCGGCGACCCGTGGTGGGCCGAGATGATCGCCGACCTGAGCGAGATCAGCCCGATGTTCCGCGAGCTGTGGCCGCGCCACGAGGTAGGGGATGTCTCCGAGGGCCGCAAGACGATGCGCAACGCCCAGGTGGGCGTGCTGCACTTCGACTTCCTCTGGCTGCAGGCGGTTGGCTCTAGCGACCTGCGGCTGCTCATCCACACGCCGCGCCCCGGCACCGGCACCGCCGAGAAGATCGAGCAGCTGCTGGCTGCCGCGCGGGAGCCAGCGGCTCGGCGTTAG
- a CDS encoding SDR family oxidoreductase produces the protein MHIFVTGATGFVGSAVVRELLDAGHSVVGLARSDAGVAALASAGAAVQRGTLEDLDILGSTAAAADGVIHTAFIHNFNDFATSVVADRRAIEALGAALEGSGRPLIVTSGMAGLAVGRAATEDDVPDESFPRVSEKVGLSFVERGVRAMAMRLPPSVHGKGDHGFVPQLISVARERGVSAYVGAGENRWASVHRPDAARLYRLALEKGEAGTRLHAIGDEGVPARVIAEVIGRHLGVPVVSIPAERAAEHFGWIGAFFAIDIPGSSTITEQRFGWKAQGLGLIEDLEQGHYFDR, from the coding sequence ATGCATATCTTTGTCACTGGTGCGACGGGCTTTGTGGGCAGCGCCGTGGTGCGCGAGCTGCTGGATGCAGGGCATAGTGTGGTAGGGCTGGCGCGATCGGATGCGGGGGTGGCGGCCCTGGCCAGCGCGGGCGCAGCGGTGCAGCGCGGCACGCTGGAGGATCTCGACATCCTGGGCAGCACCGCCGCTGCAGCGGATGGTGTGATTCACACCGCCTTCATCCACAACTTCAACGACTTCGCCACCTCGGTCGTGGCCGACCGCAGGGCGATCGAGGCGCTGGGGGCGGCGCTGGAAGGCTCGGGGCGACCGCTGATCGTCACATCGGGCATGGCCGGGCTGGCCGTAGGCCGCGCCGCCACCGAGGACGATGTGCCAGATGAATCGTTCCCGCGCGTCTCGGAGAAGGTCGGGCTATCGTTCGTGGAGCGGGGCGTGCGGGCCATGGCCATGCGGCTGCCGCCCTCGGTGCACGGCAAGGGCGACCACGGCTTTGTGCCGCAGCTGATCAGCGTGGCCCGCGAGCGCGGCGTGTCGGCCTACGTGGGCGCGGGCGAGAACCGCTGGGCCTCGGTGCACCGCCCCGACGCGGCGCGGCTCTACCGCCTAGCACTGGAGAAGGGCGAAGCGGGCACACGGCTGCACGCCATCGGCGACGAGGGCGTGCCCGCCCGCGTGATCGCCGAGGTCATCGGGCGGCACCTGGGCGTGCCGGTGGTCTCCATCCCCGCCGAACGGGCCGCCGAGCACTTCGGCTGGATCGGGGCGTTCTTCGCAATAGATATACCCGGCAGCAGCACGATCACCGAGCAGCGCTTCGGCTGGAAGGCGCAGGGACTAGGCCTGATCGAGGATCTGGAGCAGGGACACTACTTCGACCGCTAG
- a CDS encoding family 43 glycosylhydrolase, with translation MARAMFRTTLAAALIVGVLAPSFVGAKGKQPPPANPPTFTDVSVHDPSVIKVDDTYYVFGSHLASAKTKDLMQWTQISSSVSADNPLFDDVLTELKETFDWAQSDTLWAPDVVRLKDGRFYMYYNACKGDSPRSAMGVAVADKVEGPYKDLGIFLKSGMWDQTSEDGTIYDARVHPNVVDPNVFYDHKGQLWMVYGSYSGGIFIMKMDEHTGKPVAGQGYGKKLLGGNHSRIEGSYILYSPDTRYYYLFMSFGGLAADGGYNIRVARSRNPDGPYYDAQGTDMINVKANPDLPLFDDASIEPYGVKLMGNFLFDRKVGDPGSGIGVGYVSPGHNSAYYDAKSGKYFLFFHARFPQQGETHQVRVHQMFMNQDGWPVVAPYRYTGETADTVRWDEMAGSYKYINHNKAITTSITLAQDITLLPTGRISGAVSGTWLKTGPNSVSIKIGGERYSGVFAREWNPDEAKYALVFTALSKQGVAIWGRKYQVLSDKQAVAAVVSDLSLGDTSAVIANLSLPTEGTQHSTIAWQSSNPAVVSATGVVTRPTPDVGDATVTLTATITKGKATATKSFTVVVKAKKLGGLIAHYAFDGSLADSAGLQGDGSVTGARIDQAGGSIGYDTGVKGQAAVFDGASGVKLPSGMFQGNSYSVALWLKPAQLTAYTTTFFGARDANHWVSLLPMGHSGVGGRTMVWSGSVPWYDSDTGVQIPTNAWSHVAFTVNEGTLTIYVDGVQKYSGANFPDVFTSTDATFALGVNWWDAAYKGQIDDLWLYDSVLTPEQIAALAAK, from the coding sequence ATGGCGAGAGCGATGTTTCGCACCACGCTGGCCGCAGCGCTGATCGTAGGCGTGCTGGCCCCCAGCTTTGTTGGGGCCAAAGGCAAGCAGCCCCCACCGGCCAATCCCCCGACGTTTACGGATGTCTCGGTCCACGACCCCTCGGTGATCAAGGTTGACGACACCTACTACGTATTCGGATCGCACCTCGCCTCGGCCAAGACCAAGGATCTGATGCAGTGGACGCAGATCTCGTCGAGCGTGAGCGCCGACAACCCGCTGTTTGACGATGTGCTGACCGAGCTGAAGGAGACCTTCGACTGGGCGCAGTCGGACACGCTGTGGGCGCCAGATGTGGTGCGACTGAAGGATGGCCGCTTCTACATGTACTACAACGCCTGCAAGGGCGACTCGCCCCGCTCGGCCATGGGCGTGGCCGTGGCCGACAAGGTGGAAGGCCCCTACAAAGACCTGGGCATCTTCCTGAAGTCGGGCATGTGGGATCAGACCAGCGAGGACGGCACGATCTACGATGCGCGCGTGCACCCCAATGTGGTAGACCCCAACGTGTTCTACGACCACAAGGGCCAGCTGTGGATGGTGTACGGCTCGTACTCGGGCGGCATCTTCATCATGAAGATGGATGAGCACACTGGCAAGCCCGTGGCCGGGCAGGGCTACGGCAAGAAGCTGCTGGGCGGCAACCACAGCCGGATCGAGGGCAGCTACATCCTCTACAGCCCCGACACGCGCTACTACTACCTGTTCATGTCGTTCGGCGGGCTGGCGGCAGATGGCGGCTACAACATCCGCGTGGCTCGCTCGCGCAACCCCGATGGCCCCTACTACGATGCCCAGGGCACCGACATGATCAATGTCAAGGCCAACCCCGACCTGCCGCTGTTCGACGACGCCTCGATCGAGCCGTACGGCGTGAAGCTGATGGGCAACTTCCTGTTTGACCGCAAGGTGGGCGACCCGGGCAGCGGCATCGGCGTGGGCTATGTCTCGCCCGGCCACAACTCGGCCTACTACGACGCCAAGAGCGGCAAGTACTTCCTGTTCTTCCACGCCCGCTTCCCGCAGCAGGGCGAGACCCACCAGGTGCGCGTGCACCAGATGTTCATGAACCAGGACGGCTGGCCGGTGGTCGCGCCCTACCGCTACACCGGCGAGACCGCCGACACCGTGCGCTGGGACGAGATGGCCGGGTCGTACAAGTACATCAACCACAACAAGGCGATCACCACCAGCATCACGCTGGCGCAAGACATCACTCTGCTGCCCACGGGCAGGATCAGCGGCGCGGTGAGCGGCACGTGGCTGAAGACTGGCCCGAACAGCGTATCGATCAAGATCGGCGGCGAGCGCTACAGCGGCGTGTTTGCCCGCGAGTGGAACCCCGACGAGGCCAAGTACGCGCTGGTCTTCACCGCGCTGTCGAAGCAGGGCGTGGCGATCTGGGGCCGCAAGTACCAGGTGCTGAGCGACAAGCAGGCGGTGGCCGCCGTGGTGAGCGACCTGAGCCTGGGCGACACCAGCGCGGTGATCGCCAACCTGTCGCTGCCCACCGAGGGCACCCAGCACAGCACGATCGCGTGGCAGTCCTCCAACCCCGCCGTGGTCTCGGCCACGGGCGTGGTGACGCGCCCGACGCCCGATGTGGGCGACGCGACCGTGACGCTGACGGCGACCATCACAAAGGGCAAGGCGACCGCCACCAAGAGCTTCACGGTGGTGGTGAAGGCCAAGAAGCTGGGCGGGCTGATAGCGCACTACGCCTTCGACGGCAGCCTGGCCGATAGCGCAGGCCTACAGGGCGACGGCAGCGTGACGGGCGCGCGAATCGACCAGGCGGGCGGCAGCATCGGCTACGACACGGGCGTGAAGGGCCAGGCGGCGGTATTCGACGGCGCATCGGGTGTGAAGCTGCCCAGCGGCATGTTCCAGGGCAACAGCTACTCGGTGGCGCTGTGGCTGAAGCCCGCGCAGCTGACGGCCTACACCACCACGTTCTTCGGCGCGCGCGACGCCAACCACTGGGTCAGCCTGCTGCCCATGGGGCACAGCGGCGTGGGCGGGCGCACCATGGTATGGTCCGGCTCGGTGCCGTGGTACGACTCGGACACTGGCGTGCAGATCCCGACGAATGCGTGGAGCCACGTGGCCTTCACGGTCAACGAAGGTACGCTCACCATCTATGTGGATGGCGTGCAGAAGTACAGCGGCGCGAACTTCCCCGATGTGTTCACCAGCACCGACGCGACCTTCGCGCTGGGCGTGAACTGGTGGGATGCGGCCTACAAAGGCCAGATCGATGACCTGTGGCTGTACGACAGCGTGCTGACGCCCGAGCAGATCGCGGCCCTGGCGGCCAAGTAG
- a CDS encoding GNAT family acetyltransferase: MQFRTFQMSDYDAVMALWRAVGISLGVSDAPEGILHKQERDADLFVVCVADDGAIIGAVMGSYDGRRGWINHLAIDPQRQSQGLGAALLAQLEQRLRAVGCVKVNLLIEMHNARVQQFYERLDYQRDELIFMEKWL, encoded by the coding sequence ATGCAGTTTCGCACCTTCCAGATGTCCGACTACGATGCAGTGATGGCCCTGTGGCGAGCGGTGGGGATCAGCCTGGGCGTCTCGGATGCGCCCGAGGGCATCCTGCACAAGCAGGAGCGCGACGCCGACCTGTTTGTGGTGTGCGTGGCCGACGATGGTGCGATCATTGGCGCGGTGATGGGCAGCTACGACGGGCGGCGCGGCTGGATCAACCACCTGGCTATCGACCCCCAGCGCCAGAGCCAGGGCCTGGGCGCGGCGCTGCTGGCCCAGCTTGAGCAGCGGCTGCGCGCCGTGGGCTGCGTCAAGGTTAATTTGCTGATCGAGATGCACAACGCCCGCGTCCAGCAGTTCTACGAGCGGCTCGACTACCAGCGCGACGAGCTGATCTTCATGGAGAAATGGCTCTAG
- a CDS encoding ADP-ribosylation/crystallin J1, giving the protein MQLFRPVGLRELALIAASGYRAFPPRLPEQPIFYPVLNADYAGQIARDWNTKDRASGFAGFVMRFELAEPYAQRFPVQLVGGLAHQELWVPAEELAEFNAHIVGPIAVAAAFYGAAFAGQIDATTNMPIDL; this is encoded by the coding sequence ATGCAGCTTTTTCGCCCGGTGGGCCTGCGCGAGCTGGCCCTGATCGCGGCCAGCGGCTACCGCGCCTTCCCGCCTCGCCTGCCCGAGCAGCCGATCTTCTACCCGGTGCTCAACGCCGACTATGCCGGGCAGATCGCCCGCGACTGGAACACCAAAGACCGCGCCTCGGGCTTCGCTGGTTTCGTGATGCGCTTTGAGCTGGCCGAGCCGTACGCGCAGCGCTTCCCGGTGCAGCTGGTTGGCGGCCTTGCCCATCAGGAGCTGTGGGTGCCTGCCGAGGAGCTGGCCGAGTTTAACGCCCACATCGTTGGGCCGATCGCGGTGGCTGCGGCCTTCTATGGCGCGGCCTTCGCGGGCCAGATCGACGCGACGACGAATATGCCGATAGATCTCTAG
- a CDS encoding META domain-containing protein, translating to MVNIPSLRKCGHGAIDLDRGQKGTRGGPRSSVQDTASPKRRSNHMRIALACLLLAGLLLASCGGRSPLDGTTWTLASIGGTAPVAGSNVGIAFKDGNVGGSGGCNQYGGTYQTSGEKIQFGEIVSTLMACADNSLNDQEQRFLKLLQQSASYQQASGTLTLRDGAGGTLLVFQQGAAQP from the coding sequence ATGGTCAATATCCCCTCGTTGCGGAAATGCGGCCATGGTGCCATAGACTTGGACCGTGGTCAAAAGGGAACCAGGGGTGGGCCGCGCTCGTCTGTACAAGACACAGCGTCACCCAAAAGGAGGTCTAACCATATGCGAATCGCCCTTGCCTGTTTGCTGCTCGCCGGCCTGCTGCTCGCCAGCTGCGGCGGTAGAAGCCCGCTGGATGGCACCACATGGACGCTCGCCAGCATCGGCGGCACAGCGCCGGTGGCCGGGTCGAACGTTGGGATCGCGTTTAAAGATGGGAATGTCGGCGGCAGCGGTGGGTGTAACCAGTATGGGGGGACATATCAGACCAGCGGCGAGAAGATTCAGTTTGGCGAGATCGTATCGACGCTGATGGCCTGCGCCGACAACAGCCTGAACGATCAAGAGCAGCGCTTTCTGAAGCTGCTGCAGCAGAGCGCCAGCTACCAGCAGGCATCGGGCACGCTGACCCTGCGCGACGGCGCGGGCGGCACGCTGCTGGTGTTCCAGCAGGGCGCGGCGCAGCCATAG
- a CDS encoding PAS domain S-box protein gives MKTFFNPAVLLLSRLRYPQKFALISILFAIPLAFALGSSIIRLHHDIAFTKKEQAGLSYLRSLNLLLEHALLEQRLAAMFASGQSAVKNDLVNNQQMIQQDFRTLQDLDARHGEALGTTTDLAVLSSSWDALRPRTFDMLGKQSDDIHASFVGDIQDLIAKVGDSSNLIIDPDLDSTYMIENVLRYLPGIHEEVSQVAAFGQRLIEQQSVSDTDKSQFTMLSGQVRLSIDSTKHGMDAVFARNPPIKIALSGDYQKFVELTDGFVTATNQDLIYAAQIPIDSASYNAQAKQALEANLALWESSSEVLDGLLEARLAELGGQYAMLVGLSALMLLAVTYLWVGFYFSVMDTVGALGAAARRMLEGSTSEVVLYESRDEFSQVISSFNDLMHALATASAERQAIVDNTYAGILTVNHHGYIQSANPAIATLFGYNVVDVIGRPVADLLPVPYAQEYRHVGPAREVVGQHMDGSPLALELAVGEMMLDEKRLFVALLTDLSERKRTELERAQMQEQIIAGQKLALAELSTPLIPISDDVLVMPLIGTIDSQRAQQIIQSLLEGVEHNHTRVAILDITGVPVVDTQVAKSLIVAAEGVELLGAQVVLTGIRPEVAQTLVGLGIDLSAITTYSSLQIGVAMVSQLRRTRARRLA, from the coding sequence ATGAAAACATTTTTCAACCCAGCCGTGCTCTTGCTCAGCCGTCTGCGCTACCCGCAGAAGTTTGCTCTGATCAGTATCCTGTTTGCCATACCGCTCGCCTTCGCCCTCGGCAGTTCGATCATCCGCCTTCACCACGATATCGCCTTTACCAAGAAGGAGCAGGCGGGCCTTTCCTACCTACGCTCGCTGAACCTGCTGCTGGAGCACGCGCTGCTGGAGCAGCGCCTGGCCGCGATGTTTGCCAGCGGTCAGAGTGCGGTGAAAAACGATCTGGTGAATAACCAGCAGATGATCCAGCAAGATTTTCGCACGCTGCAAGATCTTGACGCGCGCCATGGCGAGGCGCTTGGCACCACCACCGATCTTGCGGTGCTCTCCTCCAGCTGGGATGCACTGCGCCCGCGTACCTTCGACATGCTCGGTAAGCAGAGCGACGATATCCACGCCAGCTTTGTCGGCGACATCCAGGATCTGATCGCGAAAGTTGGCGATAGCTCGAATCTGATCATCGACCCCGACCTCGATAGCACCTACATGATCGAGAATGTGCTGCGCTATCTGCCCGGCATCCACGAGGAGGTGTCGCAGGTTGCGGCGTTTGGCCAGCGCCTTATCGAGCAGCAGAGCGTCTCGGACACCGATAAGTCGCAGTTCACCATGCTCAGCGGCCAGGTGCGGCTGAGCATCGATTCGACCAAGCATGGCATGGATGCGGTGTTTGCCCGCAATCCCCCGATTAAGATCGCGCTGTCGGGCGACTACCAGAAGTTTGTCGAGCTGACCGATGGCTTTGTGACGGCCACCAATCAAGATCTGATCTACGCCGCGCAGATCCCGATTGACTCGGCCAGCTACAACGCCCAGGCCAAGCAGGCGCTGGAGGCCAATCTGGCGCTCTGGGAAAGCTCGTCGGAGGTGCTGGATGGCCTGCTAGAGGCGCGGCTGGCCGAGCTTGGGGGGCAGTACGCCATGCTGGTCGGCCTGAGCGCGCTGATGCTGCTGGCCGTAACCTACCTGTGGGTCGGCTTCTACTTCTCGGTGATGGATACGGTTGGCGCGCTGGGCGCGGCGGCGCGCCGCATGCTTGAGGGCTCGACTAGCGAGGTGGTGCTCTACGAGAGCCGCGATGAGTTCAGCCAGGTGATCAGCTCATTCAACGACCTGATGCACGCCCTGGCCACTGCCAGCGCCGAGCGCCAGGCGATCGTGGACAATACCTATGCGGGTATCCTAACCGTAAACCACCACGGCTACATCCAGTCGGCCAACCCCGCGATCGCCACCCTGTTCGGCTACAATGTAGTGGATGTGATCGGCAGGCCGGTCGCCGATCTGCTGCCGGTGCCCTACGCCCAGGAGTACCGCCACGTCGGCCCCGCGCGCGAGGTGGTGGGGCAGCACATGGATGGCTCGCCGCTGGCGCTGGAGCTGGCGGTGGGCGAGATGATGCTGGATGAGAAGCGGCTGTTTGTGGCCCTGCTCACCGACCTGAGCGAGCGCAAGCGCACCGAGCTTGAGCGCGCCCAGATGCAGGAGCAGATCATCGCGGGGCAGAAGCTGGCGCTGGCCGAGCTGTCGACCCCGCTCATCCCGATCAGCGACGATGTGCTGGTGATGCCGCTGATCGGCACGATTGACTCGCAGCGCGCCCAGCAGATCATCCAGTCGCTGCTGGAGGGGGTCGAGCACAACCATACCAGGGTGGCTATTCTCGACATAACCGGCGTGCCGGTGGTGGACACCCAGGTGGCCAAGAGCCTGATTGTGGCCGCCGAGGGTGTGGAGCTGCTGGGGGCGCAGGTGGTGCTCACCGGCATCCGCCCCGAGGTGGCGCAGACCCTGGTGGGCCTGGGCATCGATTTGAGCGCGATCACCACCTATAGCTCGCTCCAGATCGGCGTGGCCATGGTCTCGCAGCTGCGGCGCACGCGGGCGCGGCGGCTGGCCTAA
- a CDS encoding siderophore-interacting protein yields MTIPTQTPATRPGPRLLTVRRSQHITPHMQRVTLGGEALAGFPTGREGANIKIFLPQPGQAAPTLPSFGQGGITWPADAPRAIVRTYTLRSYRADAGEIDIDFVLHDHAGPASAWAASAKPGDTLGVGGPGAGGPVLPPAEWHLLVGDLSALPAIGALLENMPATARGHALVELASPEDRQQLAVPPGVTLAWLDQPTPGQPSPLVAAVRALAWPTAAQTFTWLAGENSAVIQIRDELRQAHGLDRSQLRAVPYWKRGTAEEAYHDERHTVMDG; encoded by the coding sequence ATGACAATACCAACACAAACCCCAGCCACCCGCCCTGGGCCACGGCTGCTCACGGTGCGGCGCTCACAGCACATCACGCCCCACATGCAGCGCGTCACCCTGGGCGGCGAGGCCCTGGCAGGCTTCCCCACGGGCCGCGAGGGCGCAAACATCAAGATCTTCCTGCCCCAGCCTGGGCAGGCCGCGCCCACCCTGCCCAGCTTCGGCCAGGGCGGCATCACATGGCCCGCCGACGCACCCCGCGCCATCGTGCGCACCTACACCCTGCGCAGCTACCGCGCCGACGCAGGCGAGATCGACATCGACTTTGTGCTGCACGATCACGCTGGCCCCGCCTCGGCATGGGCGGCCAGCGCCAAGCCCGGCGACACACTGGGCGTGGGCGGCCCCGGCGCAGGCGGCCCGGTGCTGCCGCCCGCCGAGTGGCACCTGCTGGTCGGCGATCTCTCGGCGCTGCCCGCCATCGGCGCGCTGCTGGAGAACATGCCCGCCACCGCGCGCGGCCACGCCCTGGTCGAGCTAGCCTCGCCCGAGGACCGGCAGCAGCTGGCCGTGCCGCCCGGCGTGACGCTCGCATGGCTCGACCAGCCCACACCAGGCCAGCCCAGCCCGCTGGTGGCGGCGGTGCGCGCCCTGGCCTGGCCCACCGCAGCGCAGACCTTCACCTGGCTGGCAGGCGAGAACAGCGCGGTCATCCAGATCCGCGACGAGCTGCGCCAAGCACACGGGCTGGACCGCAGCCAGCTGCGCGCCGTGCCCTACTGGAAGCGCGGCACCGCCGAGGAGGCCTACCACGACGAGCGCCACACCGTGATGGATGGCTAG
- a CDS encoding DUF2071 domain-containing protein, whose protein sequence is MPLGDTAHRPWPAPATPWVLAMQWHSLLFAHWPVPAASLRALLPPGLELETYGGEAWLGVVPFQMRGTRPRYGPAVPGVSAFPELNVRTYVTAGGKPGVWFFSLDAASPLAVEGARAVFHLPYFHARMACDDLGGTILYRSRRAHPGAAPAELHAHYRPAGPVYRSTPGSLEHWLTERYCLYAADRRGHLWRGEIHHEPWPLQPATAELALNRMADQIGVTLPPQPPLLHFVRRLDVVGWAPERLR, encoded by the coding sequence ATGCCCCTAGGCGATACCGCCCACCGCCCCTGGCCCGCGCCTGCCACCCCCTGGGTGCTGGCTATGCAGTGGCATAGCCTGCTGTTCGCCCACTGGCCCGTGCCCGCCGCGTCGCTGCGCGCCCTGCTGCCGCCCGGGCTAGAGCTAGAGACCTACGGCGGCGAGGCCTGGCTGGGCGTGGTGCCCTTCCAGATGCGCGGGACGCGCCCGCGCTATGGCCCCGCCGTCCCTGGTGTGTCGGCCTTCCCCGAGCTGAACGTGCGCACCTATGTGACGGCGGGCGGCAAGCCGGGGGTGTGGTTCTTCAGCCTGGATGCGGCCAGCCCGCTGGCGGTGGAGGGCGCCAGGGCCGTGTTCCACCTGCCCTACTTCCACGCCCGCATGGCCTGCGACGACCTGGGCGGCACCATCCTCTACCGCAGCAGGCGCGCGCACCCCGGCGCGGCTCCCGCCGAGCTGCACGCCCACTACCGCCCAGCAGGCCCAGTCTACCGCTCTACGCCGGGCAGCCTGGAGCACTGGCTCACCGAGCGCTACTGCCTCTATGCCGCCGACCGGCGCGGCCACCTCTGGCGCGGCGAGATCCACCACGAGCCATGGCCGCTGCAGCCCGCCACCGCCGAGCTTGCGCTCAACCGCATGGCCGACCAGATCGGCGTGACGCTGCCGCCCCAGCCGCCGCTGCTGCACTTCGTGCGCCGCCTTGATGTGGTGGGCTGGGCACCCGAGCGGCTGCGGTGA